A window of Castanea sativa cultivar Marrone di Chiusa Pesio chromosome 1, ASM4071231v1 contains these coding sequences:
- the LOC142622457 gene encoding uncharacterized protein LOC142622457 yields MAEEKHHHHLFHHKKDEEDNPVESVYTETTTGYAETGFSSGGPGGYGESITEGYGATTISTEPEVDYRKEEKHHKHLEQLGEMGAVAAGAYALHEKHKEKKDPEHAHKHKIEEEIAAAAAVGAGGFAFHEHHEKKETKEEEEEAHGKKHHHLFG; encoded by the exons ATGGCTGAAGAgaagcaccaccaccaccttttCCATCACAAGAAGGACGAAGAAGATAATCCTGTTGAATCTGTCTACACTGAGACTACTACTGGTTATGCTGAGACTGGTTTTTCCAGTGGTGGCCCCGGCGGGTACGGTGAGTCGATCACAGAAGGATATGGTGCCACCACCATCTCCACCGAGCCTGAGGTTGACTACAGGAAGGAAGAGAAGCACCACAAGCATCTCGAGCAACTTGGCGAGATGGGTGCTGTCGCAGCTGGTGCTTATGCCTtg CACGAGAAGCATAAGGAAAAGAAAGATCCAGAGCATGCCCACAAGCACAAGATAGAAGAGGAGATTGCAGCAGCAGCTGCAGTTGGAGCTGGTGGATTTGCCTTCCATGAGCATCATGAGAAGAAAGAGACaaaggaagaagaggaagaggctCATGGAAAGAAGCACCACCACCTCTTTGGTTGA